In a single window of the Deinococcus aetherius genome:
- a CDS encoding MFS transporter, translating into MTLARLLGPHAGAVLRPPFLPYWLGQSVSALGDRMTAVALPAVVLSLGGGASDLARLAAWSTGAQLALLLIGGVLVDRLPRRAVLLAMDGLRAVLLGVTAWFLAQGQVSITALVALSAALGACSALFYPATASILPELVDDAQLVPANALRNLSNQLSGVIGPALGGMLVALGGASFALGMDALSFVVGALGLYLMRPRPRRLQEVAAQPLWREALEGFRIILASTWLWLTIGLFALVNIFFGGLNVVVLPLYAREVLGGAPDLGWLYTAQALGAVVAALVLGRLGSVRRRGIVAYTAVVGQGSAVALLALAGSLLPAMLALFVSGACVTLFSVLWEATLQERVPNEALGRVASVDMLGSIALLPLGFVVLGQAVEVLGVTGSALACGSIITLLALLGLSTRAVRGLE; encoded by the coding sequence ATGACCCTCGCCCGACTCCTCGGTCCACACGCGGGCGCCGTGCTGCGCCCACCCTTCCTGCCGTACTGGCTCGGCCAGAGTGTGTCGGCCCTGGGGGACCGGATGACGGCGGTGGCCCTGCCCGCCGTGGTGCTGTCCCTGGGTGGAGGTGCCTCCGACCTCGCCCGATTAGCGGCTTGGTCCACGGGCGCCCAACTCGCGCTGCTCCTGATCGGCGGCGTGCTGGTGGACCGGCTGCCCCGGCGCGCGGTCCTCCTGGCGATGGACGGGCTCCGGGCCGTGCTCCTGGGGGTCACGGCCTGGTTCCTCGCCCAGGGCCAGGTCTCGATCACCGCCCTGGTGGCTCTCTCCGCCGCCTTGGGGGCCTGTAGCGCGCTCTTTTACCCGGCGACGGCGAGCATTCTGCCGGAACTCGTGGACGACGCCCAGCTCGTCCCGGCGAACGCCCTGCGTAACCTCAGTAACCAGCTCAGTGGGGTGATCGGTCCGGCGCTGGGGGGCATGCTGGTCGCGCTCGGGGGCGCGAGCTTCGCGCTGGGGATGGACGCGCTGAGCTTCGTCGTGGGTGCGCTCGGGTTGTATTTGATGCGTCCACGCCCCCGCCGCCTTCAGGAGGTTGCTGCTCAACCCCTGTGGCGTGAGGCCCTGGAGGGTTTCCGCATCATTCTGGCCTCCACCTGGCTATGGTTGACGATTGGACTTTTCGCGCTGGTGAACATCTTTTTCGGGGGCCTCAACGTCGTCGTGCTGCCGCTCTACGCCCGCGAGGTGCTGGGGGGCGCGCCAGACCTGGGCTGGCTGTATACGGCGCAGGCGCTGGGCGCCGTGGTCGCCGCCCTGGTGCTCGGCCGCCTGGGATCAGTACGGCGCCGGGGGATCGTCGCCTACACGGCGGTCGTGGGACAGGGCTCGGCGGTAGCCCTGCTGGCGCTGGCAGGGTCACTCCTCCCGGCCATGCTGGCCCTGTTCGTCAGCGGGGCATGCGTGACCCTCTTCTCGGTGCTGTGGGAGGCCACCTTGCAGGAACGGGTGCCGAATGAGGCCCTGGGGCGGGTGGCGAGTGTGGACATGCTGGGGTCCATCGCCCTCCTGCCGCTGGGCTTCGTGGTGCTGGGGCAGGCGGTGGAGGTTCTGGGGGTGACGGGCAGCGCGCTGGCGTGCGGGTCGATCATCACGCTGTTGGCCCTGCTGGGCCTCTCGACCCGGGCCGTGCGAGGGTTGGAGTGA
- a CDS encoding Gfo/Idh/MocA family protein: MSVTVAILGCGNRGADVYARHLAAQGARVTHLVDPRPARLAEVASRHGLGPEACFPGEDAFFALGRVADAVVIATPDDAHVAPCLRALALGYDVLLEKPVCLEEADLERLLAAEAAARGRVTVCHVLRATPFFRRVREALESGRLGRLVGVTHAENVSYWHYAHSYVRGNWRASPPAAPFVLAKACHDLDLLRWFADAPPARVSSEGALHHFRPEEAPPGASDRCVTCPVVDCPYDARVIYGTRDPAGWPVTVLTAGGVPLSEALSGGPYGRCVYHADNDVVSHQTVTVVFANGVTAGLTVSAFTHNNTRTLRLLGTHGELRAQMERGEIEVHDFRTGEVERVVVDAGGNHGGGDEALVAAWLAFLRGEAGVPTPLAESLDSHRMAFAAERARRRGTVEGVAEKG, from the coding sequence GTGAGCGTCACCGTCGCCATCCTGGGCTGCGGCAACCGGGGCGCGGACGTGTACGCCCGGCACCTCGCGGCGCAGGGGGCGCGGGTGACCCACCTCGTCGACCCCCGGCCCGCCCGCCTGGCCGAGGTCGCCTCCAGGCACGGCCTGGGCCCGGAGGCGTGCTTCCCCGGGGAGGACGCCTTCTTCGCCCTCGGGCGGGTGGCGGACGCGGTGGTGATCGCCACGCCCGATGACGCCCATGTGGCGCCGTGCCTGCGGGCGCTCGCCCTTGGGTACGACGTGCTGCTGGAAAAGCCGGTGTGCCTGGAGGAGGCCGATCTGGAGCGGCTGCTGGCGGCGGAGGCGGCCGCGCGGGGCCGGGTCACCGTCTGCCACGTGCTGCGCGCCACGCCCTTTTTCAGGAGGGTCCGGGAGGCGCTGGAGTCGGGGCGGTTGGGGCGGCTCGTCGGGGTGACGCACGCGGAGAACGTGTCGTACTGGCACTACGCGCACTCGTACGTGCGGGGGAACTGGCGCGCCAGCCCACCCGCCGCGCCCTTCGTCCTGGCCAAGGCGTGCCACGACCTCGACCTGTTGCGGTGGTTCGCGGACGCGCCCCCGGCGCGGGTGAGCAGCGAGGGGGCCCTCCACCACTTCCGCCCCGAGGAGGCGCCCCCCGGGGCCTCGGACCGCTGCGTGACCTGCCCGGTGGTGGACTGCCCCTACGACGCGCGGGTGATCTACGGGACGAGGGACCCTGCCGGGTGGCCCGTCACCGTGCTGACGGCGGGGGGGGTGCCGCTCTCCGAGGCGCTTTCGGGCGGTCCCTACGGGCGCTGCGTGTATCACGCCGACAACGACGTGGTGAGCCACCAGACCGTGACCGTCGTATTCGCCAACGGGGTGACGGCGGGGCTGACGGTGAGTGCGTTCACCCACAACAACACCCGGACGCTGAGGCTGCTGGGCACCCACGGCGAGCTTCGGGCGCAGATGGAGCGCGGCGAGATCGAGGTGCACGATTTCCGCACGGGCGAGGTGGAGCGCGTGGTCGTGGACGCGGGCGGGAACCACGGGGGCGGGGACGAGGCGCTGGTGGCGGCCTGGCTGGCCTTCCTGCGCGGGGAGGCGGGGGTGCCCACCCCGCTCGCGGAGTCGCTCGACTCGCACCGGATGGCCTTTGCGGCGGAGCGGGCGCGGCGACGGGGGACGGTGGAGGGGGTGGCGGAGAAAGGGTGA
- a CDS encoding dipeptide epimerase — MTVRWETLELHTARPFGIARWTRSAYPRTFVIFEADGVTGRGEAAPNAFYGETGGTVAAVLPLLAQALTDGWDWDGLRGRLEARMPGGHPSVKCALEMAALEWAACSAGVPVWRLLGLSPPKIPESSFTVGLGPLEEMRREAREAVARGHGVLKVKLGTAEDEAILEALREEAPHVSLRVDANAAWTRPRARRMLGVLEAAGVEFVEQPLAAGDLEGHAELRRLSPLPLVADESLHHVSDVPALAGAFDGVNLKLAKLGGPLRALLALRLARTHGMSVMMGCMIESSLGIAAAAHLAGLCDWADLDGALLLADDPFTGLEWTAGRLERPGGVGWGVERR; from the coding sequence GTGACCGTCCGCTGGGAGACGCTGGAGCTGCACACGGCGCGGCCCTTCGGGATCGCGCGCTGGACGCGCTCGGCCTACCCGCGCACCTTCGTCATCTTCGAGGCGGATGGGGTGACCGGCCGGGGCGAGGCCGCGCCGAACGCCTTCTACGGGGAGACGGGTGGGACGGTGGCGGCGGTGCTGCCCCTGCTCGCCCAGGCGCTGACCGACGGCTGGGACTGGGACGGGCTGCGCGGGCGGCTGGAGGCGCGGATGCCGGGGGGTCACCCCAGCGTGAAGTGCGCGCTGGAGATGGCGGCCCTGGAGTGGGCGGCCTGCTCGGCGGGCGTGCCGGTGTGGCGGCTGTTGGGCCTGTCGCCCCCAAAGATTCCCGAGAGCAGCTTCACCGTGGGCCTCGGCCCGCTGGAGGAGATGCGGCGGGAGGCCCGCGAGGCGGTGGCGCGCGGGCACGGGGTGCTGAAGGTGAAGCTCGGCACGGCGGAGGACGAGGCGATCCTGGAGGCGCTCCGCGAGGAGGCGCCCCACGTCTCGCTGCGGGTGGACGCCAACGCGGCCTGGACCCGGCCCCGGGCGCGGCGGATGCTGGGGGTGCTGGAGGCCGCCGGGGTGGAGTTCGTCGAGCAGCCGCTGGCGGCCGGGGACCTGGAGGGGCACGCGGAGTTGCGCCGCCTGTCGCCCCTTCCCCTCGTCGCCGACGAGAGCCTGCACCACGTCTCGGACGTGCCCGCGCTCGCCGGGGCCTTCGACGGGGTGAACCTCAAGCTCGCCAAGCTGGGGGGGCCGCTGCGGGCCCTGCTCGCCCTGCGGCTCGCCCGCACGCATGGCATGAGCGTGATGATGGGCTGCATGATCGAGAGTTCGCTGGGGATCGCCGCCGCCGCGCACCTCGCGGGGTTGTGCGACTGGGCCGACCTCGACGGGGCGCTGCTGCTGGCGGACGACCCGTTTACCGGGCTGGAGTGGACGGCGGGGCGTCTGGAGCGGCCGGGGGGCGTGGGGTGGGGGGTGGAGCGGCGGTGA
- a CDS encoding C40 family peptidase yields MSAPPAPDLDPRTHALDPGRRVAEEALRGRLPGEGWRYLTPRAGWVGRSRLSLLARPESDAAQVTEALPGEALEVLEEREGGWAWVRTGHDRYLGWARAAGLGFTPPPGEALTVTALRGHAFAGPRVSRAVVAELCFGARLGRAPGGVETEDGRRWVPVWLPDGEEAWVQEVVLSPAPAGDAASFALRFLETPYVWGGRSAWGLDCSGLTQVSYAALGRPLPRDADQQRGALGEVEEPERGDLAFFPGHVGLMLDARSVVHANATRMRVSVETLGEGEYGERLARGLTGFGRWAP; encoded by the coding sequence ATGAGTGCCCCGCCCGCGCCCGACCTCGACCCCCGCACCCACGCCCTCGACCCGGGAAGACGCGTCGCCGAGGAGGCGCTGCGCGGGCGGCTTCCCGGCGAGGGCTGGCGGTACCTCACGCCCCGGGCGGGCTGGGTGGGCCGTTCACGGCTGAGCCTGCTGGCCCGGCCGGAATCGGACGCCGCGCAGGTCACCGAGGCGCTGCCGGGCGAGGCGCTGGAGGTGCTGGAGGAGCGGGAAGGCGGCTGGGCCTGGGTGCGGACCGGCCACGACCGGTACCTGGGCTGGGCGCGGGCGGCGGGGCTGGGGTTCACCCCGCCGCCGGGGGAGGCGTTGACGGTCACGGCACTGCGCGGGCACGCCTTCGCGGGGCCCCGGGTGAGCCGGGCGGTGGTCGCGGAACTGTGCTTCGGCGCGCGGCTGGGTCGCGCGCCGGGCGGGGTCGAGACCGAGGACGGGCGGCGCTGGGTGCCGGTGTGGCTGCCGGACGGGGAGGAGGCCTGGGTGCAGGAGGTGGTGCTCTCCCCCGCCCCGGCCGGGGACGCGGCGAGCTTCGCCCTGCGCTTTCTGGAGACGCCCTATGTGTGGGGCGGGCGCAGCGCGTGGGGGCTCGACTGCTCGGGGCTGACGCAGGTGAGTTACGCGGCGCTGGGGCGGCCCCTCCCGCGTGACGCCGACCAGCAGCGGGGGGCGCTGGGGGAGGTGGAGGAGCCCGAGCGGGGCGACCTCGCCTTTTTCCCGGGGCACGTGGGGCTGATGCTGGACGCGCGCTCTGTGGTCCACGCGAACGCGACCCGGATGCGGGTGAGCGTGGAGACGCTGGGCGAGGGCGAGTACGGGGAGCGGCTGGCGCGGGGCCTGACGGGGTTCGGGCGGTGGGCGCCGTGA
- a CDS encoding histidine phosphatase family protein, translating to MPASRVFLVRHGQTAANVSRVLRGPSGEGDPLDSAGETQARLVAAHLAALHLQNPRVYASSYRRARETARPVADALGVPLHILDGVHEIDPGDWVGRPYDDLRTHALRKEDGTLGFPGGESLEEVGERFHRALNGLPPGETPIIVSHGGALTAGLAALLRVPVAVAWTETRFAHPNAALTELERHGEGWHVVRLADVRHLKELMPINPN from the coding sequence ATGCCCGCCTCCCGAGTCTTCCTCGTCCGCCACGGTCAGACCGCCGCGAACGTCTCCCGCGTCCTGCGGGGTCCCAGCGGCGAGGGCGACCCCCTCGACTCGGCGGGGGAGACCCAGGCCCGCCTCGTCGCCGCCCACCTCGCCGCCCTGCACCTCCAGAACCCGCGCGTGTACGCCAGCTCTTACCGCCGCGCCCGCGAAACCGCCCGACCCGTCGCCGACGCCCTCGGCGTCCCGCTGCACATCCTCGACGGCGTCCACGAGATCGACCCCGGCGACTGGGTGGGCCGCCCCTACGACGACCTCCGCACCCACGCCCTGCGAAAGGAGGACGGCACCCTCGGCTTTCCCGGCGGCGAGAGCCTGGAGGAGGTCGGCGAGCGGTTCCACCGCGCCCTGAACGGCCTGCCCCCCGGCGAAACCCCCATCATCGTCTCCCACGGCGGGGCGCTCACCGCTGGCCTCGCCGCCCTTCTGCGTGTCCCGGTCGCCGTCGCCTGGACAGAAACCCGCTTTGCCCACCCCAACGCCGCCCTCACCGAACTCGAACGCCACGGGGAAGGCTGGCACGTCGTGCGCCTGGCCGACGTCCGGCACCTGAAGGAACTGATGCCGATCAACCCAAATTAA
- a CDS encoding dipeptidase, with amino-acid sequence MPLTPRALLIDGHLDLAMNALAGRDLTLGLEALRARDPVTGQTATVTFDEIRAAGTRVCFATLFALPQGPGSPGGYTDHAGARAQALAQLDQYRRWEDAGLVRLLREGREVEEHLAGGSGALGVVLLMEGADPVRGADDLPFWVASGVRVIGPAWGCTRYAGGTDAPGPLTAAGRDLVTAMRELGVALDASHLDDASFWEALDLGPRLLATHTNSRAFLPGNRHLTDAMARAVAERGGVIGLVFLSTFLQPGWEVGQDRVPLAGVAAHARHYAEVVGWASVGLGTDLDGGFGREKAPSGIERYRDVPRLLGLLPAEHRAGVAGENWRRWLTRYLGTR; translated from the coding sequence TTGCCGTTGACCCCTCGCGCGCTGCTGATCGACGGCCATCTCGACCTCGCCATGAACGCGCTCGCGGGCCGGGACCTGACCCTGGGGCTGGAGGCGTTGCGGGCGCGGGACCCGGTGACGGGGCAGACGGCGACGGTGACCTTCGACGAGATCCGCGCGGCGGGAACGCGGGTGTGTTTCGCGACGCTCTTCGCGCTGCCGCAGGGGCCGGGGAGTCCGGGAGGGTACACGGACCACGCGGGGGCGCGGGCTCAGGCCCTCGCACAACTGGACCAGTACCGCCGCTGGGAGGACGCGGGGCTCGTGCGCCTGTTGCGGGAGGGGCGCGAGGTGGAAGAGCACCTGGCCGGGGGGTCGGGGGCGCTGGGGGTGGTGCTGCTGATGGAGGGGGCGGACCCGGTGCGGGGCGCGGACGACCTGCCCTTCTGGGTGGCCTCGGGGGTGCGGGTGATCGGCCCGGCGTGGGGGTGCACACGCTACGCGGGGGGCACCGACGCGCCGGGGCCCCTGACGGCGGCGGGGCGCGACCTCGTGACGGCGATGCGGGAACTCGGGGTGGCGCTCGACGCCTCGCACCTCGACGACGCCTCGTTCTGGGAGGCGCTGGACCTGGGGCCTCGCCTTCTCGCCACCCACACGAACAGCCGCGCTTTTCTGCCCGGCAACCGGCACCTGACGGACGCGATGGCGCGCGCGGTGGCGGAGCGGGGGGGCGTGATCGGGCTGGTGTTCCTGAGCACCTTCTTGCAACCGGGGTGGGAGGTGGGGCAAGACCGGGTGCCTCTCGCGGGTGTCGCCGCCCACGCGCGGCACTACGCGGAGGTGGTGGGCTGGGCTTCGGTCGGGCTGGGCACCGACCTCGACGGCGGCTTCGGGCGGGAGAAGGCGCCGTCGGGGATCGAGCGGTACCGGGACGTGCCCCGCTTGCTGGGGCTGCTCCCGGCGGAGCACCGGGCCGGGGTGGCCGGGGAGAACTGGCGGCGCTGGCTGACGCGCTACCTTGGGACACGATGA